Part of the Actinomyces howellii genome, CATCAAGCGCACCGTACCCCAGGCCCCGACCACAACCACCGACGAAGAGGGCAACCCGGTGACGACCGCGGTCCCCGACGTCGTCACGTGGTCGACGGTCTACGCACCCGCCACCGGCGTCGTGTCCTTCAACGTCATCAAGGACCAGGAGACGAGTGTCGGCATGGTCGTGGCCACGGTCTCCCCCGGCACCTACTCGGCGGTGGGGACCATCTCCCCGTCCCTCCAGTACCGGCTGACCAACGCCCCCGCCACGGCCACGATCACCCTGGAGGGCGGACCCGCCCCCTTCGAGTGCTCCGGCCTCCAGATCGGCACGAAGGAGACGACCTCGACGACGACCTCGGCCACAGGTGCCACGACGACGACCACCGGCGACGGCACAAGCGTCGAGGTGCGCTGCGCGGTGCCCCCGGAGCAGCAGGTCTTCCCCGGGCTCAAGGCCACGATCGGCATCGACGCCGGGTCGGCGCCCGGAGCGCTCGTCGTCCCGGTCTCCGCCGTCGAGGGATCGACGACCACCGGCAACGTCTGGGTGGTGACCGACCCGGACAAGCCCGACGAGGCCGAGAAGCGGCAGGTGACCCTCGGGATCACCGACGGAAAGGTCGTTCAGGTCACCGAGGGCCTGGCCGAGGGCGAGAAGGTCCTCCTGTTCGTCCCGAACAAGGACGTCCTGCGCACCGGCAAGCCCAACACCTGCGACCCCGACGGGTCGGTGTGCTACGACGAGAACGGCAAGGAGATCCTGTGAGCCCCGCCGCGCCGCTGCTCGAGCTGCGGGGCGTCACGAGAACCTTCCTCGTCCCCGACGCCGCTCCGCTGGAGATCCTCACCGGGGTCGACCTCACCGTCGAGCCCGGGGAGCACGTGGCCATCGTGGGCCGATCCGGCACGGGCAAGTCGACGCTGCTCAACATCCTGGGCCTCATCGACCTGCCGACCTCCGGAAGCTACCACCTCGAGGGCACCGACACGGTGGGGCTGGGCGAAGGGCGCCGTGCTCGCCTGCGCGGGCGGTCCTTCAGCTTCGTCTTCCAGTCCTTCAACCTCATCACCGGCCTGTCGACGACGGAGAACGTCGCCGCCCCGCTGCTCTACGACACCGGTGCGGCATTCTGGCGGCGCGCCTCCCGGGCCGAGGAGCTGCTCGAGGCGGTGGGCCTTGCCGACAAGATCGGGATGCCCATCGGCAGGCTCTCCGGAGGTGAGCAGCAGCGGGTAGCGATCGCCCGGGCGATCGCCCGCCACCCGCGGGTCATCCTGGCCGACGAGCCCACCGGCGCCCTCGACGTCGACACCGGGGTCACGGTCATGACCCTGCTCGAGGAGCAGTGCCGGCGCACCGGAGCAGCACTGGTCATCATCACCCACGACCTTGCCGTGGCCGCGCGGGCGGGCACGTGCTACCGGCTCGACCACGGCAGGCTGGCCCGGCTCGAGCCCGAGCAGCCGGCCGGGCCCCGGGCCCTGGCCGCGCACGGCGCTCCTGCCGGCCGGAACGAGGGAGGGCGGTCATGAGCGTCCTGGCTCGGGGCACTGGGCCCCTGACCGGATTCGTCGGGGCCCTCGTCGAGGCCTGGGCCCAGCTGCGCATCGGACGCATGCGGGTCCTGCTGTCCCTCATCGGCGTCGCCGTGGCCGTCGCCGCCATGACCTTCACGATCGCCCTCGGGCAGGTCTCGGTGTCGGCCATCAACGCGGAGATGGAGATGTACTCCGGCCGCCCCGGGACGGTCAAGGTCTCGGTGACACCCACCGGTCGCGGTCTGAGCCAGGCTGCCGCCGACGCGGTCAAGGGCGCCGGCGCGACGTCGACCGACGCCTCCGCCAACGCCTCCGCCAACGCCTCTGCCAACGCCTCCGCCAACGCCGCCGCCGACGCCGCTGCCGCCCAGGGCGATTCCGCCACACAGGCGACTCCGTCCCAGACCTCAGCGAGGATCTCGGGGGCGATGACTGCATTCGTCGAGCGCTACGGGGTCCGCTCCTGGGCGACGAGCTACGAGACCCAGATGCGCTTCGCCTTCCCCGACGGGCCCCACACGGTCCAGACCAACGTCGTCTCCCTGGGCTACGGCCTGCTCCACCGCACGCCCGTGGCCCAGGGCCGCTGGTTCTCCGGGCAGGACGAGGACGACCTGTCCCCGTCCCTCGTCGTGTCCCACGGGTTCCTCGAGGCGCTGGGCCTGAGCACCCTGACCGGGCCGGTCAGGGTCACCTCCTACACCCCCACCACGGTGAGCTACACGATCGTCGGGGTTCTCGAGCCCGAGGACCTGAGCCACTGCTCGGCCCAGGGCGCCGACGGGGAGGCGGTCGACTGCAAGCAGCCGATCACGGCCATCGCGCTCAACAAGCCCGTCGAGCGGTGGTGGCCCGCCGGGACCTCGCAACCGGCACCCACCCTGGAGATCTGGGCTGGCCGGCAGGGCGTGACCGAGATGACCGCGCTGCTCAAACAGGACCTCAACGCCGAGTTCGGGCAGGGATCGGCCCAGGTCTCCGACAACAAGGCCAGCGACGGAGG contains:
- a CDS encoding efflux RND transporter periplasmic adaptor subunit: MKRYILPSIRIMLAAVIAVALTKIAFFPDTEGTTASISPGYEVVAQTTTAQVMDVTNTVDVTGQVVQDKAVEAQATLSGVVDSLAVDKGVTVNQGEPLLHIKRTVPQAPTTTTDEEGNPVTTAVPDVVTWSTVYAPATGVVSFNVIKDQETSVGMVVATVSPGTYSAVGTISPSLQYRLTNAPATATITLEGGPAPFECSGLQIGTKETTSTTTSATGATTTTTGDGTSVEVRCAVPPEQQVFPGLKATIGIDAGSAPGALVVPVSAVEGSTTTGNVWVVTDPDKPDEAEKRQVTLGITDGKVVQVTEGLAEGEKVLLFVPNKDVLRTGKPNTCDPDGSVCYDENGKEIL
- a CDS encoding ABC transporter ATP-binding protein, whose translation is MSPAAPLLELRGVTRTFLVPDAAPLEILTGVDLTVEPGEHVAIVGRSGTGKSTLLNILGLIDLPTSGSYHLEGTDTVGLGEGRRARLRGRSFSFVFQSFNLITGLSTTENVAAPLLYDTGAAFWRRASRAEELLEAVGLADKIGMPIGRLSGGEQQRVAIARAIARHPRVILADEPTGALDVDTGVTVMTLLEEQCRRTGAALVIITHDLAVAARAGTCYRLDHGRLARLEPEQPAGPRALAAHGAPAGRNEGGRS
- a CDS encoding ABC transporter permease, translated to MSVLARGTGPLTGFVGALVEAWAQLRIGRMRVLLSLIGVAVAVAAMTFTIALGQVSVSAINAEMEMYSGRPGTVKVSVTPTGRGLSQAAADAVKGAGATSTDASANASANASANASANAAADAAAAQGDSATQATPSQTSARISGAMTAFVERYGVRSWATSYETQMRFAFPDGPHTVQTNVVSLGYGLLHRTPVAQGRWFSGQDEDDLSPSLVVSHGFLEALGLSTLTGPVRVTSYTPTTVSYTIVGVLEPEDLSHCSAQGADGEAVDCKQPITAIALNKPVERWWPAGTSQPAPTLEIWAGRQGVTEMTALLKQDLNAEFGQGSAQVSDNKASDGGMTAGTFTKVVTGAGLFIMVLGALGLVNISMVTVRQRIHEIGVRRSFGATSRRIFFSIMLESVVATVVAGLVGIGIAIVAMRVVPLEPLLAVPVRTVPPFPMSAALIGLLAATGVGALAGIVPAVVAVRIRPIDAIRY